In the genome of Cryptomeria japonica chromosome 8, Sugi_1.0, whole genome shotgun sequence, one region contains:
- the LOC131077701 gene encoding uncharacterized protein LOC131077701 — protein MVEGDKKKQSTDSQTKRRILEDEWNNQGPKHTCCNNDDISMEKDDAPNQNTMKGSYMSRWVEIDLTEEAIDDKGIWEDLAVIAIIIWPKKPRRIINPWIKDNWGSQDVVKFLLKGFFVAIFIEKGIRDQILSSKNCYFDNLPLYIQPWTPNFNLLKLVVYETLVWIRLYNLPIEYWGDSSLEKIGRTLGTLLEIDEEIIENDSYIYARMKIAAVEQIPFIINLRTDNGLWKQGIEIEREVYACQRCGSKTHQTKSCKIFVRRAYNTK, from the coding sequence ATGGTCGAGGGAGATAAAAAGAAGCAATCAACGGACAGTCAGACTAAGAGGCGAATTTTGGAGGATGAATGGAATAATCAAGGACCAAAACATACTTGCTGCAATAACGATGATATCTCTATGGAGAAGGATGATGCCCCAAATCAGAATACCATGAAAGGAAGCTACATGTCGAGATGGGTTGAGATTGATTTAACAGAGGAAGCTATTGATGACAAAGGTATTTGGGAGGATCTTGCAGTTATTGCCATAATCATTTGGCCAAAGAAACCTAGGCGAATCATTAACCCATGGATAAAGGACAATTGGGGTAGTCAAGATGTGGTGAAATTTTTGCTGAAAGGCTTTTTTGTGGCAATCTTCATAGAGAAAGGAATAAGGGATCAAAttctaagttcaaaaaattgttaTTTCGATAATTTACCACTCTACATTCAGCCGTGGACACCCAATTTTAACTTGCTGAAACTCGTAGTCTATGAAACTCTGGTATGGATTAGACTGTATAATCTCCCAATCGAATATTGGGGGGACTCAAGTCTTGAGAAAATTGGGCGAACGCTCGGTACCCTtctagaaattgatgaagaaatcattGAAAATGATTCATATATATATGCTAGGATGAAAATTGCAGCAGTCGAACAAATTCCTTTCATTATAAATCTTAGAACGGACAATGGATTATGGAAACAGGGCATTGAAATTGAGAGAGAAGTTTATGCGTGtcaaagatgtggaagtaaaacccaTCAAaccaaaagttgcaaaatttttGTGCGTAGGGCATATAATACTAAGTAG